A genome region from Ahaetulla prasina isolate Xishuangbanna chromosome 8, ASM2864084v1, whole genome shotgun sequence includes the following:
- the PRMT9 gene encoding protein arginine N-methyltransferase 9, translated as MPNAKSKSRHRHKVSQETGRRELVSRSLQSAQHCLENQDFGTAYAHYLLVLNIAPEFKNDVKETFQFTLFKWAEELDSLARIQDLFDCYEHALELYPNDEVIYNSMGEHLFRLGFRDEAAAYFHKAVKLNPDFPDAKENFYRVANWVVERWHFIMLNDYNRNLLYQKAIQKAVHSGYRSVLDIGTGTGILSMLAKKSGASPVYACELSKTMYELACEVLAANNLDGEIKLLHMKSFDIEIPKHVPERVSLVITETVDSGLFGEGIVESLIHAWEHLLLPPEPKDGRDDSKNYGKVIPAGATMWGMAVECKEIRRHHRIEVKEIAGICLPETLKFCSPTFASLKSSETLEPYTTEKLSRISGGYKTLTEIFQVLTVDFNNLQELKNLSTSKPSKMNIPIIKDGILDAIVVWFTLHLDDELTLSTSPNMDTCWEQAVYPVQGLLDYSVKSGDGVAMEICCQDCYLRIQRISIKTSGSEMDVERNLREKNSEAELCSALASLQTASTLENDFQECMLESTEIALLNNLQYHECFKIAIGKVLSSFSHHEESHSMDVVGHYHEFEKNQSKNSVTVDPLYILDVSEGFSILPVLAGKLGAVKAYSSVEKDHHQVALSLISETNQFPRETLEFWLSHLQDENKVLQRPKSDKLWNIIILDVIETSGLIQQDVMEKAAISRCLLHSGGKIFPDHVKIYGMLVESNLLLLESAVQGTDPTLGFKIAPFINQFKVPIRVFLDLPTLPYTPLSNSVELLRVDLMNPYVNNSSTEVEVEICKSGQVTGIPFWYHVYLDNDIVLDTSSKSSHWKQAAVVLDKPIQVQEGEKLILSIQYYKSNISVVVKQ; from the exons CCTAACGCTAAAAGCAAATCTCGGCATAGACACAAAGTTAGTCAAGAAACTGGCCGGCGTGAATTAGTCTCCAGATCCTTGCAAAGTGCTCAACATTGTCTGGAGAATCAGGACTTTGGAACTGCATATGCTCACTATCTCTTGGTATTAAACATAGCTCctgaatttaaaaatgatgttaag gaaaCATTTCAATTTACCCTTTTTAAATGGGCAGAAGAACTGGATTCTCTTGCACGAATTCAAGATTTATTTGATTGCTATGAACATGCCCTGGAATTATATCCTAATGATGAAGTCATATACAACAGTATGGGGGAACATCTTTTCAG gttGGGCTTCAGAGATGAAGCAGCTGCATATTTTCATAAAGCTGTGAAGTTAAACCCTGACTTTCCTGATGCCAAGGAGAACTTTTATCGGGTTGCCAACTGGGTTGTAGAACGTTGGCATTTCATTATGCTTAATGATTACAATAGAAACTTGCTGTATCAAAAAGCAATCCAGAAAGCAGTTCATTCAGGATATAGAAGTGTACTTGATattggaacaggaacaggaattcTCAG TATGCTTGCTAAAAAGTCTGGAGCATCTCCTGTCTATGCTTGTGAATTGTCAAAGACCATGTATGAATTGGCTTGTGAAGTGCTAGCTGCAAACAATTTGGATGGAGAAATCAAACTTCTTCACATGAAATCCTTTGATATAGAAATTCCGAAGCATGTACCTGAAAG agTTTCCCTTGTTATCACCGAAACAGTAGATTCTGGATTATTTGGTGAGGGAATTGTAGAAAGCTTGATTCATGCTTGGGAACACTTACTTTTACCACCAGAG CCTAAGGATGGTAGAGATGATTCTAAAAACTATGGCAAAGTTATTCCAGCAGGAGCTACTATGTGGGGCATGGCAGTGGAATGCAAAGAGATACGCAGACATCATAG aATAGAGGTAAAAGAAATTGCTGGTATCTGTTTGCCAGAAACACTGAAGTTTTGCAGTCCAACGTTTGCTTCTCTAAAGTCCAGTGAAACCCTTGAACCTTACACTACTGAAAAACTCAGCAGAATATCTGGTGGTTATAAAACTCTTACAGAAATTTTTCAAGTTCTGACAGTCGATTTTAATAATTTGCAG GAGCTAAAAAATTTGTCCACTAGTAAGCCATCCAAGATGAATATACCCATTATTAAAGATGGAATACTAGATGCTATTGTTGTCTGGTTTACACTGCACCTTGATGATGAACTTACTCTTTCTACAAGTCCAAACATGGACACCTGTTGGGAGCAAGCAGTCTATCCTGTACAAGGTCTCCTTG ATTATTCTGTGAAATCTGGAGATGGTGTTGCAATGGAAATATGCTGCCAGGACTGCTATCTAAGGATTCAAAGAATTTCCATTAAGACTTCAGGATCTGAAATGGATGTTGAAAGAAATTTGAGGGAGAAGAATAGTGAAGCTGAACTCTGCAGTGCTCTAGCCAGTCTTCAGACAGCTAGTACACTGGAAAATGACTTCCAAGAATGTATGCTAGAGTCCACTGAAATTGCTTTATTAAATAATCTGCAGTATCATGAATGCTTTAAAATTGCAATAGGAAAAGTGTTGTCATCATTCAGCCACCATGAAGAGTCACATTCAATGGATGTGGTTGGTCACTATCATGAGTTTGAAAAGAACCAGAGCAAAAATTCTGTAACTGTTGATCCTCTGTATATATTGGATGTATCAGAAGGCTTTTCAATTTTGCCAGTACTTGCAGGTAAACTTGGGGCAGTTAAAGCATACAGCTCGGTTGAAAAAGACCACCACCAAGTAGCTCTCAGTTTGATTTCAGAAACCAACCAATTTCCCAGAGAAACATTAGAGTTTTGGCTTAGTCATTTACAAGATGAAAATAAGGTACTACAAAGACCTAAGTCTGACAAATTATGGAATATTATAATTCTGGATGTCATAGAAACTTCTGGTTTAATTCAGCAGGATGTGATGGAAAAAGCTGCAATATCTAG GTGTCTGCTTCACTCTGGAGGAAAGATATTCCCAGACCATGTGAAAATATATGGAATGCTTGTAGAATCTAATTTATTATTACTTGAATCTGCTGTTCAAGGGACAGATCCCACACTTGGTTTCAAAATAGCACCTTTTATCAACCAATTCAAG GTGCCTATCCGAGTTTTTTTGGATCTTCCCACACTCCCATATACACCTTTAAGCAACTCAGTAGAACTTCTGCGAGTGGATCTCATGAATCCTTATGTGAATAACAGCAGTACTGAAGTTGAG GTGGAGATTTGTAAATCGGGTCAAGTGACTGGCATTCCATTTTGGTATCATGTATATCTGGATAATGATATTGTTTTGGATACATCAAGCAAGTCATCTCACTGGAAACAAGCTGCCGTTGTGCTTGATAAACCCATTCAGGTTCAAGAAGGAGAAAAGCTTATTCTAAGTATTCAGTATTATAAAAGCAACATCAGTGTGGTAGTAAAACAGTAA